The Cronobacter sakazakii genome has a window encoding:
- the kduD gene encoding 2-dehydro-3-deoxy-D-gluconate 5-dehydrogenase KduD, whose protein sequence is MILDAFSLQGKVAIVTGCDTGLGQGMALGLAEAGCDIVGINIVEPAETIERVTALGRRFLSLTADLRKIDAIPALIGRAVAEFGHIDVLVNNAGLIRREDAINFSEQDWDDVMNLNIKSVFFMSQTVAKQFIAQGNGGKIINIASMLSFQGGIRVPSYTASKSGVMGITRLMANEWAKHNINVNAIAPGYMATNNTQQLRADEQRSAEILDRIPAGRWGLPSDLMGPVVFLASSASDYINGYTVAVDGGWLAR, encoded by the coding sequence ATGATTCTCGATGCATTCTCTCTTCAGGGTAAAGTCGCGATCGTTACCGGTTGTGATACCGGTCTTGGTCAGGGTATGGCGCTGGGCCTCGCAGAAGCAGGCTGCGATATCGTGGGCATTAATATTGTCGAACCGGCGGAAACCATTGAGCGTGTGACTGCGCTGGGCCGCCGTTTTCTGAGCCTGACGGCCGATCTGCGTAAAATCGACGCGATCCCGGCGCTTATCGGACGCGCGGTGGCAGAGTTCGGGCATATCGACGTGCTGGTCAATAACGCAGGGCTTATCCGCCGCGAAGACGCAATTAACTTCAGCGAGCAGGACTGGGACGACGTGATGAACCTGAATATTAAGAGCGTGTTTTTTATGTCTCAGACCGTGGCGAAGCAGTTCATCGCTCAGGGCAACGGCGGCAAAATTATTAATATCGCGTCGATGCTCTCCTTCCAGGGCGGCATTCGCGTGCCGTCTTACACGGCGTCTAAAAGCGGCGTGATGGGTATTACACGCCTGATGGCGAACGAGTGGGCGAAGCACAATATCAACGTGAACGCCATCGCGCCCGGGTATATGGCGACCAACAACACCCAGCAGTTGCGCGCCGATGAGCAGCGCAGCGCCGAGATCCTTGACCGCATTCCGGCAGGCCGCTGGGGTCTGCCGAGCGATCTGATGGGGCCGGTGGTGTTCCTGGCGTCCAGCGCGTCAGATTACATTAACGGTTATACCGTTGCGGTTGATGGCGGCTGGCTCGCGCGGTAA
- a CDS encoding carbohydrate ABC transporter permease, with the protein MNENKLLGLAWISPYIIGLIVFTAFPFVSSFALSFTEYDLMNPPVFNGIENYRYMLMDDDLFWKSMGVTFAYVFLTIPLKLAFALGIAFVLNFKLRGIGFFRTAYYIPSILGSSVAIAVLWRALFAIDGLLNSFIGVFGLDPVNWLGEPSLALMSVTLLRVWQFGSAMVIFLAALQNVPQSQYEAAMIDGASKWQMFMKVTVPLITPVIFFNFIMQTTQAFQEFTGPYVITGGGPTYYTYLFSLYIYDTAFKYFDMGYGAALAWVLFLVVALFASIAFKSSKYWVFYSADKGGKNG; encoded by the coding sequence ATGAATGAAAACAAGCTCCTGGGTCTGGCCTGGATATCGCCCTATATCATCGGGTTGATAGTCTTTACGGCCTTCCCGTTTGTTTCCTCTTTCGCGCTCAGCTTTACCGAGTACGACCTGATGAATCCGCCGGTGTTTAACGGCATCGAAAACTACCGTTATATGCTGATGGATGACGATCTGTTCTGGAAATCGATGGGCGTGACGTTCGCTTATGTATTCCTGACTATCCCTCTGAAGCTCGCCTTCGCGCTTGGCATTGCGTTTGTGCTCAATTTTAAACTGCGCGGCATCGGCTTTTTCCGCACGGCCTATTACATCCCGTCGATCCTCGGCAGCTCTGTTGCCATCGCCGTGCTGTGGCGCGCGCTGTTTGCCATTGATGGCCTGCTGAACAGTTTTATCGGCGTGTTCGGGCTCGATCCGGTGAACTGGCTTGGTGAACCCTCGCTGGCGCTGATGTCCGTCACGCTGCTGCGCGTCTGGCAGTTTGGCTCCGCGATGGTGATTTTCCTGGCCGCGCTGCAAAACGTGCCGCAGTCGCAGTATGAGGCGGCGATGATCGACGGCGCCTCGAAGTGGCAGATGTTTATGAAAGTGACAGTCCCGCTGATCACACCGGTCATTTTCTTTAACTTCATTATGCAGACCACTCAGGCGTTCCAGGAATTTACCGGCCCGTATGTGATTACCGGCGGCGGCCCGACCTATTACACCTATCTCTTCTCGCTCTATATCTACGACACCGCCTTTAAATATTTCGACATGGGCTACGGCGCGGCGCTCGCGTGGGTGCTGTTCCTGGTGGTGGCGCTCTTCGCCTCCATCGCCTTTAAGTCTTCGAAATACTGGGTCTTCTACTCCGCCGATAAGGGAGGCAAAAATGGCTGA
- a CDS encoding carbohydrate ABC transporter permease yields MADIQQETLARRPAMSAGDREVARTLRREKASRAIRYVILLFVGLLMLYPLAWMFSASFKPNHEIFTTLGLWPTHATWDGFINGWKTGTEYNFGHYMMNTFKYVIPKVVLTVISSTIVAYGFARFEIPWKKFWFATLIATMLLPSTVLLIPQYLMFREMGMLNSYLPLWLPMAFATQGFFVFMLIQFLRGVPRDMEEAAQIDGCNSFQVLWYVVVPILKPAMISVALFQFMWSMNDFIGPLIYVYSVDKYPIALALKMSIDVTEGAPWNEILAMASISILPSIIVFFLAQRYFVQGVASSGIKG; encoded by the coding sequence ATGGCTGATATCCAACAGGAAACGCTGGCTCGCCGCCCGGCCATGAGCGCGGGCGATCGCGAAGTGGCGCGCACGCTACGGCGCGAAAAAGCAAGCCGCGCCATCCGTTACGTAATTTTGCTGTTCGTCGGCCTGCTGATGCTCTACCCGCTGGCGTGGATGTTCTCTGCGTCGTTTAAACCCAACCACGAGATTTTCACCACGCTCGGCCTGTGGCCGACGCACGCGACCTGGGATGGCTTTATTAACGGCTGGAAAACCGGCACTGAATATAACTTCGGCCACTACATGATGAACACGTTTAAATATGTGATCCCGAAAGTGGTGCTGACGGTTATCTCCTCCACCATTGTGGCGTACGGTTTCGCGCGCTTTGAAATCCCGTGGAAGAAATTCTGGTTCGCCACGCTTATCGCCACCATGCTGCTGCCGAGCACCGTGTTGCTTATCCCGCAATACCTGATGTTCCGCGAAATGGGGATGCTCAACAGCTACCTGCCGCTCTGGCTGCCGATGGCCTTCGCCACCCAGGGGTTCTTCGTCTTTATGCTGATCCAGTTCCTGCGCGGCGTGCCGCGCGACATGGAAGAAGCGGCGCAAATCGACGGCTGCAACTCCTTCCAGGTGCTGTGGTATGTGGTGGTGCCTATCCTCAAGCCCGCCATGATCTCGGTCGCGCTGTTCCAGTTTATGTGGTCGATGAACGACTTTATCGGCCCGCTGATTTACGTCTATAGCGTCGATAAGTACCCGATAGCGCTGGCGCTCAAGATGTCCATCGACGTGACCGAAGGCGCGCCGTGGAACGAAATTCTGGCAATGGCGAGTATTTCCATTCTGCCGTCCATCATCGTCTTTTTCCTGGCTCAGCGTTACTTCGTACAGGGCGTGGCCAGCAGCGGAATCAAAGGTTAA
- the lysA gene encoding diaminopimelate decarboxylase encodes MPRSLYHTDSALNADTLLPLPAQYGGPVWVYDAQIIRAQIDRLRQFDVIRFAQKACSNIHILRLMREAGVKVDSVSLGEIERAIAAGYDPRQNPDDIVFTADVLDDATIARVHELGVPVNAGSVDMLAQLGAVSPGHRVWLRINPGFGHGHSQKTNTGGENSKHGIWYSDLPAALAVMQRYQLKLVGMHMHIGSGVDYGHLERVCGAMVSQVIEFGQDLEAISAGGGLSIPYREGDETIDTDHYFGLWNRAREQIAAHFGHPIKLEIEPGRFLVAEAGVLVAQVRSVKEMGSRHFVLIDAGFNDLMRPSMYGSYHHISALAADGRDLRAAPLLETVVAGPLCESGDVFTQQEGGKVETRALPAVRPGDYLVLHDTGAYGASMSSNYNSRPLLPEVLLENGEARTIRRRQTIDELLALERF; translated from the coding sequence ATGCCACGTTCGCTTTATCACACCGACAGCGCCCTTAACGCCGACACGCTGCTGCCGCTGCCCGCGCAGTACGGCGGCCCGGTCTGGGTTTATGACGCGCAGATCATCCGCGCGCAAATCGACCGCCTGCGCCAGTTCGACGTTATTCGTTTTGCGCAGAAAGCCTGCTCGAATATTCATATTTTGCGTCTGATGCGCGAGGCGGGCGTTAAAGTGGATTCCGTGTCGCTCGGCGAGATCGAACGCGCTATCGCCGCGGGCTACGATCCGCGCCAGAACCCGGATGACATCGTATTTACGGCGGATGTGCTGGACGACGCTACCATCGCCCGCGTGCATGAACTGGGCGTGCCGGTCAACGCAGGCTCGGTGGATATGCTGGCGCAGCTCGGCGCGGTATCGCCGGGGCATCGGGTCTGGCTGCGCATTAATCCGGGCTTTGGCCACGGCCACAGCCAGAAAACCAACACCGGCGGCGAGAACAGCAAGCACGGTATCTGGTACAGCGATCTCCCGGCGGCGCTGGCGGTGATGCAGCGCTATCAGCTGAAGCTGGTTGGCATGCACATGCATATCGGCTCCGGCGTCGATTACGGACATCTGGAACGCGTATGCGGCGCGATGGTAAGCCAGGTGATCGAGTTCGGCCAGGATCTGGAGGCGATCTCCGCCGGCGGCGGGCTGTCCATTCCTTACCGCGAAGGCGACGAAACCATCGATACCGACCACTATTTCGGCCTGTGGAATCGCGCCCGCGAGCAGATCGCCGCGCACTTTGGCCACCCGATCAAGCTTGAGATTGAGCCTGGGCGTTTTCTGGTGGCGGAAGCGGGCGTGCTGGTGGCGCAGGTGCGCAGCGTGAAAGAGATGGGATCGCGCCACTTTGTGCTGATCGACGCGGGCTTCAACGATCTGATGCGCCCGTCGATGTACGGCAGCTATCACCATATTTCCGCGCTGGCGGCGGATGGGCGCGATCTGCGCGCCGCGCCGCTGCTGGAAACGGTGGTTGCCGGGCCGCTGTGTGAGTCAGGCGATGTGTTTACGCAGCAGGAAGGCGGCAAAGTGGAAACCCGCGCGCTGCCGGCGGTGCGTCCGGGCGATTATCTGGTGCTGCACGATACCGGCGCGTATGGCGCGTCGATGTCATCAAACTACAACAGCCGTCCGCTGTTGCCGGAAGTGCTGCTGGAAAACGGCGAGGCGCGCACCATTCGTCGCCGTCAGACGATCGACGAATTACTGGCGCTTGAGCGCTTTTAA
- a CDS encoding aspartate/glutamate racemase: MKTVGLLGGMSWESTIPYYRLINEGVRDRLGGLHSAQLLLHSVDFHDIEASQASGEWEKAGEMLAQAALGLERAGAQAIVLCTNTMHKVAHQIEARCALPFLHIADATGRAIAQAGLRQVALLGTRYTMEQNFYRARLEEGFGVTSIIPDAPARLRINQIIFDELCLGKITTESKRYYQQQVEILAEQGAQGVIFGCTEIGLLLGAQDCPLPVFDTAALHAADAVNFMLSDQN; encoded by the coding sequence ATGAAGACAGTAGGCTTGCTCGGCGGCATGAGCTGGGAATCGACCATTCCTTATTACCGGTTAATTAATGAAGGCGTGCGCGACCGGCTCGGCGGGCTGCACTCCGCGCAGTTACTGCTGCACAGCGTCGATTTTCACGATATCGAAGCCAGCCAGGCGAGCGGTGAATGGGAAAAGGCGGGCGAGATGCTGGCGCAGGCGGCGCTCGGTTTAGAACGCGCCGGTGCGCAGGCCATCGTGCTCTGTACCAACACGATGCATAAAGTGGCGCACCAGATTGAAGCGCGCTGCGCGCTGCCGTTTTTGCATATCGCCGACGCGACGGGCCGCGCGATTGCGCAGGCGGGGCTGCGCCAGGTTGCGCTGCTCGGCACCCGGTACACCATGGAGCAGAATTTCTATCGCGCGCGGCTGGAAGAGGGGTTTGGCGTCACCTCGATTATCCCGGATGCGCCCGCACGTTTGCGCATCAATCAGATTATTTTCGATGAGCTGTGTCTTGGGAAAATCACGACGGAGTCAAAACGCTACTATCAGCAGCAGGTAGAAATTCTGGCAGAGCAGGGCGCGCAGGGCGTGATTTTCGGCTGTACCGAAATCGGTCTGTTGCTCGGTGCGCAGGATTGCCCGCTGCCGGTGTTCGACACCGCCGCGCTGCACGCCGCCGATGCGGTGAACTTTATGCTGAGCGACCAGAACTGA
- a CDS encoding LysR family transcriptional regulator — protein MPGVTLRHIEIFHAVMTAGNLTEAAALLRTSQPTVSRELARFEKLIGLSLFTRSRGRLHPTVQGLRLFEEVQRSWYGLDRIISAAESLRQFRQGELSIACLPVFSQSLLPLVLKPFLDSYPDVSLNIVPQESPLLEEWLSAQRHDLGITENTATPAGTERLTLLTLNEVCVLPTGHTLADKPQLTPQDFAGENYISLSRTDSYRQLLDSLFQEHNVQRRMVLETHSAASVCAMVRAGVGVSIVNPLTALDYAATGIVVRRFSVAVPFTVSLIRPLHRPASALVDAFSQHLQQQMRGLSDTLEAMLVSSGRSA, from the coding sequence ATGCCTGGCGTCACGCTTCGCCATATTGAAATCTTTCACGCGGTCATGACGGCGGGCAATCTCACGGAAGCCGCGGCATTGCTGCGCACCTCGCAGCCCACCGTCAGCCGCGAACTGGCGCGCTTTGAAAAACTCATTGGCCTGTCGCTCTTTACCCGTAGCCGCGGGCGGCTGCATCCCACCGTCCAGGGCTTGCGCCTGTTTGAAGAAGTCCAGCGATCCTGGTACGGGCTTGACCGCATCATCAGCGCCGCCGAAAGCCTGCGCCAGTTCCGCCAGGGCGAGCTTTCCATCGCCTGCCTGCCGGTTTTCTCACAGTCGCTACTGCCACTGGTGTTAAAACCCTTTCTGGATAGCTACCCGGACGTGAGCCTGAACATCGTGCCCCAGGAGTCGCCGCTGCTTGAAGAGTGGCTCTCCGCGCAGCGTCACGACTTAGGCATTACGGAAAATACCGCCACGCCCGCCGGCACCGAGCGGCTGACACTGTTGACGTTAAATGAGGTGTGCGTATTGCCCACAGGCCATACGCTGGCCGATAAACCGCAGCTGACGCCGCAGGATTTCGCAGGGGAGAACTACATCAGCCTGTCGCGTACAGACAGCTACCGGCAACTGCTTGATTCGCTCTTTCAGGAGCATAACGTGCAGCGCCGCATGGTGCTGGAAACGCACAGCGCCGCGTCGGTCTGCGCGATGGTGCGTGCAGGCGTCGGGGTATCGATAGTAAACCCGCTCACCGCGCTGGATTACGCGGCGACGGGCATTGTGGTGCGCCGCTTCAGCGTGGCGGTGCCCTTCACGGTAAGCCTCATCCGCCCTCTGCACCGCCCCGCTTCGGCGCTGGTGGACGCGTTCAGCCAGCACTTACAGCAGCAGATGAGAGGGCTTAGCGATACGCTGGAGGCGATGCTGGTCAGTTCTGGTCGCTCAGCATAA
- a CDS encoding ABC transporter ATP-binding protein, protein MAEVIFNKLEKVYSNGFKAVHGIDLKIADGEFMVIVGPSGCAKSTTLRMLAGLETISGGEVRIGEKLVNNLAPKERGIAMVFQNYALYPHMTVRENLAFGLKLSKLPKDQINRQVDEAAKILELEELLDRLPRQLSGGQAQRVAVGRAIVKKPDVFLFDEPLSNLDAKLRASMRIRISDLHKQLKKSGKPATTVYVTHDQTEAMTMGDRICVMKLGHIMQVDTPDNLYHYPKNMFVAGFIGAPEMNIKPGKLVEEAGELRICIGDDRLALTPRQQEKVTAYAGQQVFFGIRPEYVSISDTPYAEPCGTGELVRVENMGHEFFVYLKVADFEMTCRIPSDEAKPMIEKGLHRKVFFKFDMNKCHLFDAKTEQNLTL, encoded by the coding sequence ATGGCTGAAGTTATTTTCAATAAGTTAGAAAAAGTCTATTCCAACGGCTTTAAAGCGGTTCATGGTATCGACCTGAAAATCGCCGACGGTGAATTTATGGTGATTGTCGGCCCGTCAGGCTGCGCCAAATCCACCACGCTGCGTATGCTCGCAGGCCTTGAAACCATCAGCGGCGGCGAAGTGCGCATCGGCGAGAAGCTGGTGAATAACCTGGCACCGAAAGAGCGCGGCATCGCGATGGTGTTTCAGAACTACGCGCTCTACCCGCATATGACGGTGCGCGAAAATCTGGCATTCGGCCTGAAGCTCAGCAAACTGCCGAAAGATCAGATTAACCGCCAGGTGGATGAAGCCGCGAAAATCCTTGAGCTGGAAGAGCTGCTCGACCGTCTGCCGCGTCAGCTCTCCGGCGGCCAGGCCCAGCGCGTGGCGGTGGGCCGCGCGATTGTGAAAAAGCCGGATGTCTTTCTCTTCGATGAGCCGCTCTCTAACCTCGACGCCAAACTGCGCGCCTCGATGCGCATCCGTATTTCCGATTTGCATAAACAGCTGAAAAAGAGCGGCAAACCGGCCACCACGGTCTACGTCACGCACGATCAGACCGAGGCAATGACTATGGGCGATCGCATCTGCGTGATGAAGCTTGGTCATATTATGCAGGTGGACACGCCAGATAATCTCTATCACTACCCGAAAAACATGTTCGTGGCGGGCTTTATCGGCGCGCCGGAGATGAACATTAAACCCGGCAAACTGGTGGAAGAAGCAGGCGAGCTGCGAATTTGCATCGGCGATGACCGCCTGGCGCTGACGCCACGCCAGCAGGAGAAAGTGACCGCATACGCCGGGCAACAGGTTTTCTTCGGCATTCGCCCGGAATATGTCTCAATTTCCGACACGCCCTATGCCGAACCCTGCGGCACCGGTGAACTGGTGCGCGTGGAGAATATGGGTCACGAGTTTTTCGTCTATCTCAAGGTCGCGGATTTCGAAATGACCTGCCGCATCCCTTCCGATGAAGCTAAGCCGATGATTGAAAAGGGCCTTCACCGCAAGGTGTTTTTTAAGTTCGACATGAATAAGTGTCATCTTTTTGACGCCAAAACAGAACAGAACCTCACTCTCTGA
- a CDS encoding ABC transporter substrate-binding protein, with translation MKKALVSTALASTLTLCALPSHSAENVELRMSWWGGNGRHQVTLKALEEFHKQHPEISVKPEYTGWDGHLSRLTTQIAGGTEPDVMQTNWNWLPIFSKNGDGFYDLNQVKDVIDLSQFDPKELKSTTVNGKLNGIPISVTARVFYYNNETWKKAGVDYPKTWDELMAAGKTFESKLGKQYYPVVLEHQDVLALLNSYMVQKYNIPAVDEKTKKFAYSKAQWVEFFGMYKKLIDSHVMPDTKYYASFGKSNMYEMKPWIQGEWAGTYMWNSTITKYSDNLKPPAKLELGAYPMLPGAKDAGLFFKPAQMLSIGKSTKHPKEAAQLINFLLNSKEGVAALGLERGVPLSKAAVAQLTEAGVIKDDDPSVSGLKLAQSLPTTLAVSPYFDDPQIVSQFGTALQYIDYGQKSVEDAAAEFQRQAERILKRAMR, from the coding sequence ATGAAAAAAGCCCTCGTTAGCACAGCATTAGCGTCTACCCTCACCCTTTGCGCGCTGCCGTCGCACTCGGCGGAAAACGTCGAGCTGCGTATGTCCTGGTGGGGCGGCAATGGCCGTCACCAGGTCACGCTGAAAGCGCTGGAGGAATTTCACAAACAGCACCCGGAAATTAGCGTTAAGCCGGAATACACCGGCTGGGACGGCCATCTTTCGCGTCTTACCACGCAAATCGCGGGCGGCACCGAGCCGGACGTGATGCAAACCAACTGGAACTGGCTGCCGATCTTCTCCAAAAACGGCGACGGGTTTTACGATTTAAATCAGGTAAAAGATGTCATCGACCTGAGCCAGTTCGACCCGAAAGAGCTGAAGTCCACTACTGTCAACGGCAAGCTCAACGGTATTCCGATCTCCGTCACCGCCCGCGTATTCTACTACAACAATGAAACCTGGAAGAAAGCGGGCGTCGACTACCCGAAAACCTGGGATGAGCTGATGGCCGCCGGTAAAACGTTCGAGTCGAAACTCGGCAAACAGTATTACCCGGTCGTGCTGGAGCATCAGGATGTGCTGGCCCTGCTCAACTCCTACATGGTGCAGAAATACAATATTCCGGCGGTGGATGAGAAAACCAAAAAATTCGCCTACAGCAAAGCGCAGTGGGTCGAGTTTTTCGGCATGTATAAAAAGCTCATCGACAGCCACGTGATGCCGGATACTAAATATTATGCCTCGTTCGGCAAGAGCAACATGTATGAGATGAAGCCGTGGATCCAGGGCGAGTGGGCGGGCACCTATATGTGGAACTCCACCATTACCAAATACTCCGACAACTTAAAGCCGCCCGCGAAGCTTGAGCTGGGTGCTTACCCGATGCTGCCGGGCGCCAAAGATGCGGGCCTGTTCTTTAAACCGGCACAGATGCTCTCAATCGGTAAATCCACTAAACACCCGAAAGAGGCTGCGCAGTTGATTAACTTCCTGCTGAACAGCAAAGAGGGCGTGGCGGCGCTGGGGCTTGAACGCGGCGTGCCGCTCAGCAAGGCCGCGGTGGCGCAGCTTACCGAAGCGGGCGTGATTAAAGATGACGATCCGTCGGTGTCTGGCCTGAAGCTGGCGCAGTCGCTGCCGACCACGCTTGCCGTTTCGCCCTATTTTGACGATCCGCAAATCGTGTCGCAGTTCGGCACCGCGCTGCAATATATCGATTATGGCCAGAAATCCGTTGAAGACGCCGCGGCGGAATTCCAGCGCCAGGCAGAGCGTATTCTGAAACGCGCGATGCGCTAA
- a CDS encoding cupin domain-containing protein, which yields MFIYHKETTLEDLGNGVTRRILAHGGKMMAVEVNFDAGAVGPMHCHPHEQLTYVLSGEFEFTIGEETRRVSAGDTLYKQPNIMHGCVCITPGTLLDTFTPVREDFLK from the coding sequence ATGTTTATCTATCACAAAGAGACGACGCTTGAAGATTTAGGCAATGGCGTCACGCGCCGCATTCTGGCCCATGGCGGAAAAATGATGGCGGTGGAAGTGAATTTTGACGCCGGTGCGGTCGGCCCGATGCACTGCCACCCGCATGAGCAACTGACGTATGTGCTCTCTGGTGAATTTGAATTCACCATCGGCGAAGAAACCCGCCGCGTGAGCGCAGGCGATACGCTTTATAAACAGCCGAATATTATGCATGGCTGCGTCTGTATTACACCCGGCACGCTGCTTGATACCTTTACGCCGGTACGGGAAGATTTTCTGAAGTAA
- a CDS encoding LacI family DNA-binding transcriptional regulator — translation MVTMRDVSVWAGVSKATVSRVLNNTGQVKESTRAQVFRAMEELGYRPNLLARSLAHRTSNSIGLVVSSFNGFYFGRLLQQASRQTEAHGKQLIVTDGHDTPARELEAVQMLADRQCDAIVLYTRHMSETAIMELIDNTAVPLVIINRDVSQARERCVFFEQQDAAFQAVEYLIEQGHREIACITVSLATPTGQARLLGYRRALEKHGIAGNEALIKNGDSSMSGGHARCKELLERGVRFTALFACNDDMALGASKALYQAGLRIPEDVSLFGFDDAPSAAWLEPGLSTVCLPIEDMITTAIESAVRLARDEPLAAIPPFTGTLVLRDSVAPGPYAVTPLKALKRQ, via the coding sequence ATGGTGACAATGCGGGATGTTTCAGTTTGGGCAGGCGTTTCCAAAGCGACCGTTTCACGCGTGCTGAACAACACAGGCCAGGTGAAAGAGAGCACCCGCGCGCAGGTGTTCCGGGCGATGGAAGAACTGGGATACCGCCCTAACCTGCTGGCTCGTTCGCTGGCACACCGCACCAGTAACAGCATTGGCCTCGTGGTATCGAGCTTTAACGGCTTTTACTTCGGGCGTCTGTTGCAGCAGGCGTCGCGCCAGACCGAGGCGCACGGCAAACAGCTCATCGTCACCGACGGCCACGACACGCCCGCGCGCGAGCTGGAAGCCGTGCAGATGCTGGCGGACAGACAGTGCGACGCCATCGTCCTCTATACCCGCCATATGAGCGAAACCGCGATTATGGAACTTATCGATAACACCGCCGTGCCGCTGGTGATTATCAACCGCGACGTCAGCCAGGCGCGCGAACGCTGCGTCTTTTTCGAACAGCAGGACGCGGCTTTTCAGGCGGTGGAATATCTGATTGAACAGGGGCACCGGGAGATAGCCTGCATCACGGTGTCGCTCGCCACGCCCACCGGGCAGGCGCGTCTGCTCGGCTATCGTCGCGCGCTGGAAAAGCACGGCATCGCCGGGAACGAGGCGCTGATTAAAAACGGCGATTCAAGCATGAGCGGCGGCCACGCGCGCTGTAAAGAGCTGCTGGAGCGCGGCGTGCGCTTCACCGCGCTGTTCGCCTGCAACGACGATATGGCGCTCGGGGCGTCAAAGGCGCTCTACCAGGCGGGCCTGCGTATTCCTGAAGATGTGTCGCTGTTCGGCTTCGACGACGCGCCGAGCGCCGCCTGGCTTGAGCCTGGGCTCTCGACGGTCTGTCTGCCGATCGAAGATATGATAACCACCGCGATTGAGAGCGCGGTGCGGCTGGCGCGCGACGAACCGCTCGCCGCGATCCCGCCATTTACCGGCACGCTGGTATTGCGGGATTCCGTCGCACCCGGCCCTTACGCCGTCACGCCGTTAAAAGCGCTCAAGCGCCAGTAA
- a CDS encoding oligogalacturonate lyase family protein: MAKGMRVKLQYQVSIDPDTGAEVTRLTPPEVTCHRNYFYQKCFFNDGSHLLFAGEFDGHWNYYLLDLENAEAVQLTEGAGDNTFGGFLSPDDNYLYYVKNDRVLREVNLTTLAERDVYRVPEAWVGYGTWVANSDCTKLVGIEIAKSDYVPLSDWKIFHDFFHKGPHCRLLRIDLQTGASQTIHEEKIWLGHPIYRPFDDNTVAFCHEGPHDLIDARMWMVNEDGSNVRKVKEHAEGESCTHEFWVPDGSALVYVSYLKGQQGRTVYRYLPERGVNEEIMPIPACSHLMSNFDGTLLVGDGSGTPVDVKDTGGYTIDNDPYLYVFDVNNKSYYRVARHDTSWETFAGSRQVTHPHPSFTPDGNAILFSTDKDGKPAVYLAKLPEQREMLSG, encoded by the coding sequence ATGGCCAAAGGCATGCGGGTGAAACTTCAGTATCAGGTAAGCATTGACCCGGATACCGGGGCGGAAGTCACGCGTTTAACCCCACCGGAAGTGACGTGTCACCGCAATTATTTCTACCAGAAATGCTTTTTTAACGATGGCAGCCACCTGCTGTTTGCCGGCGAATTCGACGGGCACTGGAACTACTATCTGCTGGATCTGGAAAACGCCGAAGCGGTACAGCTCACCGAAGGCGCGGGCGACAATACCTTTGGCGGTTTTCTCTCGCCGGACGACAACTATCTTTACTATGTGAAAAACGATCGCGTCCTGCGCGAAGTTAACCTCACCACACTTGCCGAGCGCGACGTCTATCGCGTGCCGGAAGCGTGGGTCGGCTACGGCACCTGGGTGGCGAACAGCGACTGCACCAAACTGGTCGGGATCGAAATCGCAAAAAGCGACTATGTGCCGTTGAGCGACTGGAAAATCTTCCATGATTTCTTCCACAAAGGGCCGCATTGCCGCCTGCTGCGTATTGACCTGCAAACCGGCGCCAGCCAGACGATCCACGAAGAGAAAATCTGGCTGGGGCACCCGATTTATCGCCCGTTCGACGACAATACCGTCGCGTTCTGTCATGAAGGCCCGCACGATCTGATCGATGCCCGTATGTGGATGGTGAATGAAGACGGCAGCAATGTGCGCAAAGTGAAGGAACACGCCGAGGGTGAAAGCTGCACTCACGAATTCTGGGTGCCGGACGGCTCAGCGCTGGTTTATGTCTCTTATCTCAAGGGCCAGCAGGGCCGCACGGTTTACCGCTACCTGCCGGAGCGCGGCGTTAATGAAGAGATCATGCCAATCCCGGCATGCTCGCACCTGATGAGTAATTTCGACGGCACGCTGCTGGTGGGCGACGGCTCTGGCACACCGGTCGATGTGAAAGACACCGGCGGCTATACCATTGACAACGACCCTTATCTCTATGTTTTTGATGTAAATAATAAATCCTATTACCGTGTGGCGCGTCACGATACGTCCTGGGAGACATTTGCCGGCAGCCGTCAGGTGACGCATCCACACCCTTCTTTCACGCCGGACGGCAACGCCATTCTTTTCAGTACCGATAAAGACGGCAAACCGGCGGTCTATCTTGCAAAATTACCCGAACAGCGTGAAATGCTGAGCGGGTGA